CGGGCGGTGGCCTTCGGCGCACATGCGCGAATTGATCAGGATCTGCGCAATGGCGTCCTTGGCGGCTGGCGATTCTTCGCGCTCGTAAGCGGCGGACAGATTCTTGATGTAGTCGACCGGGTGGTAGTAGCTGATGTACTGCAGCGCATCGGCGACGGACTGGATGAGGTCTTCCTGCTTGATCGAGGTCACGGCTGGCTCTACGGCTGGCGGGGGGCAATCCGGGCATTTTAGAGCAAACCGCCGGCCAGACCGGCGCGGCCGCGGGAAGGCTGCGCTGCGAAAGGGCGCGCTATGGCGTTGCCCTGCGCCCATCGCCCTGCCAGACCATGGGCCGGGCAGGCCTGCCCGGCGGCGACCAGCTCTCCCGGCAACGCCCAACACTCCCGGCGCACGCTCCGCCCGGCACACTATGCGCATGTCAGCTTCCCACTCCGGCGCCACTGCGCCCGCTCCCCGTACCGGCCCCACCCTGCGCGAGCGCCTGGATGCGCTGCGCAACCTGCCGCCGTTCCTGCGCCAGATCTGGCAGACCAGCCGCTGGCTGAGCGCCAGCAGCATCGGCTTGCGCGTGTTGCGCGCGCTGATGCCGATTGCCACGCTCTACATCGGCAAGCTGATCATCGACGAGGCGGTCCACCTGGTGGGCCAGCCGCCGGCGTTCGACTCATTCGCCCAGGCGCTGGGCAGCGGCCGCCTGAACCGGCTGCTGGAATTGCTGGCGCTGGAGCTGGCACTGGCGATCGGCTCGGACCTGCTCGGCCGCATGGTCGGTTATGCCGATGCGCTGCTGTCGGAGTTGTTCAACAACGCCGCCAGCGTGCGCCTGATGGAACACGCCGCGCAGCTGGATCTGGAGGATTTCGAAGACCCGGACCGCCAGGACAAGCTGGACCGCGCGCGGCGCCAGGCCATGAATCGCATGAACCTGATGAGCCAGCTGTTCGGCCAGGTGCAGGACGCCATCACCGTGATTAGCCTGGCGGTGGGCCTGGTGGCGTATGCGCCGTGGCTGATCGTGTTGCTGGCAATCGCCCTGATTCCTGCCTTCATCGGCGAGGCACATTTCAATGCATTGGGCTATTCGCTCAACTTCCAGTGGACGCCGGAGCGGCGCCAGCTCGACTACCTGCGCCAGGTAGGCGCCAGCGTGGAGACCGCCAAGGAAGTCAAGATCCTCAACCTGCACCGGTTCCTGATCGCGCGCTACCGCCGGCTGGCCGACAAGTTCTTCCAGGCCAACCGCGCGCTTGCACGCAAGCGGGCGCTGTGGGGCGCGCTGCTGGCGGCGCTGGGCACGCTGGGCTATTACGCCGCCTATGGCTACATCGCCTGGCGCACGGTGCGCGGGGATTTCAGCATCGGCGACCTGACCTTTCTGGCCGGCAGCTTCCT
The window above is part of the Xanthomonas cassavae CFBP 4642 genome. Proteins encoded here:
- a CDS encoding ABC transporter ATP-binding protein, translating into MSASHSGATAPAPRTGPTLRERLDALRNLPPFLRQIWQTSRWLSASSIGLRVLRALMPIATLYIGKLIIDEAVHLVGQPPAFDSFAQALGSGRLNRLLELLALELALAIGSDLLGRMVGYADALLSELFNNAASVRLMEHAAQLDLEDFEDPDRQDKLDRARRQAMNRMNLMSQLFGQVQDAITVISLAVGLVAYAPWLIVLLAIALIPAFIGEAHFNALGYSLNFQWTPERRQLDYLRQVGASVETAKEVKILNLHRFLIARYRRLADKFFQANRALARKRALWGALLAALGTLGYYAAYGYIAWRTVRGDFSIGDLTFLAGSFLRLRQLLEGLLIGFSQVAGQALYLDDLYSFFKIVPEIRSRPDALPVPRPIRQGFVFQDVGFRYPEAEQWTVRHLDFELRAGEVLALVGENGAGKTTLVKLLARLYDPDEGRILLDGRDLRDYDLDDLRANLGVIFQDFVRYHLSVGENIGVGQVDAMGDTGRIQAAAQRAMAGELIAGLPQGYDQLIGRRFKNSVDLSGGQWQKIAIARAYMRDAQLMILDEPTAALDARSEFEVFQRFKELSDNRTAVLISHRFSSVRMADRILVLVAGRIEANGTHEELMAQGGRYAELFELQAAGYR